One genomic window of Panicum hallii strain FIL2 chromosome 6, PHallii_v3.1, whole genome shotgun sequence includes the following:
- the LOC112897440 gene encoding lecithin-cholesterol acyltransferase-like 1, with translation MATQLYRLLPLLFLPFVLFRHGASPPPLSQHTVTGGDPGRHPVVLLPGNTCSQLEARLTDAYQPPSPQCGAAKGNGRWFRLWKNSTAMQDAELAPCLSDQLRLVYDPVARDFRNVPGVETRVLGFGSTRGFLADTPANQDLCMGKLVEALEKAGYRDGETLFGAPFDFRQAPAEPGQPCRAFSQFSRRLRALVEHASRKNGGKPVVVMSHSQGGYFALEFLNRSPLPWRRRYVRHYVMASIGPGGFLLSMQLLASNPSSALSSGSAFIALPSPKVFGPDAPLVVTRARNYTAQDIPEFLTAIGLPRLAVTLYQTRALPVKLNFRAPVVPTTCINGVGVPTMKELVYWDGNFSKAPEVVYGDGDDLILLESTLALDTVIGDDPRQEYYKSIKLAGTSHAGVVSDGAALERVISEILGVHE, from the exons ATGGCCACACAACTCTACCGGCTGCTACCACTACTCTTCCTCCCCTTCGTCCTCTTCCGCCACggcgcatcgccgccgccgctgagcCAGCATACTGTCACTGGAGGCGACCCTGGCCGACACCCGGTCGTGCTGCTGCCGGGCAACACGTGCAGCCAGCTCGAGGCCCGCCTCACCGACGCCTAccagccgccgtcgccgcaaTGCGGCGCGGCCAAGGGCAACGGCCGGTGGTTCCGGCTGTGGAAGAACTCGACGGCGATGCAGGACGCCGAACTGGCGCCGTGCCTCTCCGACCAGCTCCGCCTCGTCTACGACCCCGTCGCGCGCGACTTCCGCAACGTGCCGGGCGTGGAGACCCGCGTCCTCGGCTTCGGCTCCACCCGCGGGTTCCTCGCCGACACTCCGGCCAATCA GGATCTCTGCATGGGAAAGCTCGTTGAGGCGCTGGAGAAGGCCGGGTACCGCGACGGCGAGACCCTCTTCGGCGCGCCGTTCGACTTCCGGCAAGCTCCCGCCGAGCCGGGGCAGCCGTGCCGGGCGTTCTCGCAGTTCAGCCGGCGGCTCAGGGCGCTTGTCGAGCACGCGAGCAGGAAGAACGGGGGCAAGCCGGTCGTCGTCATGTCGCACAGCCAGGGCGGTTACTTCGCGCTCGAGTTCCTCAACCGGAGCCCCCTGCCGTGGCGCAGGAGGTACGTCAGGCACTACGTCATGGCCTCCATCGGTCCCGGCGGGTTCCTGCTGTCGATGCAGCTGCTCGCCTCCAACCCGAGCTCCGCGCTGAGTTCCGGCAGCGCGTTCATCGCGCTGCCATCGCCGAAGGTGTTCGGCCCCGACGCGCCGCTGGTCGTCACGCGGGCCAGGAACTACACAGCGCAGGACATCCCGGAGTTCCTGACGGCGATCGGGTTGCCACGGCTCGCCGTGACGCTGTACCAGACGCGGGCACTGCCGGTGAAGCTCAACTTCCGGGCGCCGGTGGTGCCGACGACCTGCATCAACGGCGTCGGCGTGCCGACGATGAAGGAGCTGGTTTACTGGGACGGCAACTTTAGCAAGGCCCCGGAAGTGGTGTACGGCGACGGCGATGATCTTATACTCCTGGAGAGCACGCTGGCCCTTGACACGGTGATCGGCGATGACCCGAGACAGGAGTACTACAAGTCTATCAAGTTAGCCGGCACGTCTCATGCCGGGGTTGTCTCAGATGGGGCGGCCTTGGAGCGTGTCATCAGTGAGATTCTTGGAGTACATGAGTAA